In a single window of the Flavobacterium sp. W4I14 genome:
- a CDS encoding hypothetical protein (product_source=Hypo-rule applied; superfamily=55961) → MEKQDFTATILVDQSPNEAFNAITNVSGWWSEAIEGATDIINAESVYHYRDIHYCKMKLIEMIPDQKVVWLILDNDFKFTTDKSEWIGTKLVFDITKKGEQTAVTFTHEGLVPQYECYEICREAWTNYIKESLYKLITTGKGEPNPKENDGFNAELAKKWKLEV, encoded by the coding sequence ATGGAAAAGCAAGATTTTACAGCCACCATTTTGGTAGATCAAAGTCCGAATGAAGCATTTAATGCAATTACCAATGTAAGCGGATGGTGGTCGGAAGCCATTGAAGGAGCTACCGATATCATTAACGCCGAATCCGTTTATCATTATAGAGATATTCATTACTGTAAAATGAAATTGATAGAAATGATTCCAGATCAAAAAGTAGTTTGGCTGATATTGGATAACGACTTTAAGTTTACAACCGATAAAAGCGAATGGATCGGTACAAAGCTGGTTTTCGATATTACTAAAAAAGGTGAACAAACTGCTGTAACTTTTACGCACGAGGGCTTGGTACCGCAGTACGAATGTTATGAAATTTGCAGGGAAGCCTGGACTAACTATATAAAAGAAAGCTTGTATAAGTTGATTACCACAGGGAAGGGGGAGCCAAATCCTAAAGAAAATGATGGTTTTAATGCTGAATTGGCAAAAAAGTGGAAACTGGAAGTCTGA
- a CDS encoding transcriptional regulator with XRE-family HTH domain (product_source=COG1396; cath_funfam=1.10.10.10; cog=COG1396; smart=SM00530; superfamily=140383,47413), whose protein sequence is MSINIGLLVWKEMKAKSMSRDQLAEKISVSKHRVDTLLKSASVDTNLLKKISIALGINFFEYYRKDEDLAQLEIDTLAQSDEELSELKNLIKEKNKLLELYEETIKSQKKIIGTLENLRKH, encoded by the coding sequence ATGAGCATAAATATTGGGTTATTGGTATGGAAAGAGATGAAGGCAAAATCGATGAGTAGAGATCAACTTGCCGAGAAAATAAGTGTGAGCAAACACCGGGTAGATACTTTACTTAAATCGGCATCAGTAGATACCAATTTATTAAAAAAGATCTCTATTGCGCTTGGTATTAATTTTTTCGAATACTACCGCAAAGATGAAGACCTGGCTCAATTAGAAATCGACACCCTTGCACAAAGTGATGAGGAGCTTAGTGAGCTTAAAAATTTAATCAAAGAAAAAAATAAATTGCTCGAACTTTACGAAGAAACCATAAAAAGCCAAAAGAAGATTATTGGCACACTAGAGAATCTTCGGAAACACTAA
- a CDS encoding uncharacterized protein (product_source=KO:K06950; cath_funfam=1.10.472.50; cog=COG4339; ko=KO:K06950; pfam=PF01966; smart=SM00471; superfamily=109604), giving the protein MERGQEILLKKVEAFVKELFEKELPKSMYFHSFEHTLLVVEGVRIIGKQNSVTENELLTLTLAAFLHDVGYTKQYSGHELASVKIAYEFLLRNGLKHDQIELVNNCILATKYPQLPNNDLEKIICDADFYHFSLPNYLAFAARLKREWEENLRLVHSDMEWDAINIKMLVGHEYFTTFGKQILQKKKNLNIEKLIQRLYLTGLELHF; this is encoded by the coding sequence ATGGAAAGAGGGCAGGAAATATTGCTGAAAAAGGTTGAAGCCTTTGTTAAGGAACTTTTTGAAAAGGAGCTGCCAAAAAGCATGTACTTTCATAGTTTTGAGCATACTTTATTAGTGGTAGAAGGTGTTAGAATTATTGGTAAGCAAAATAGTGTGACTGAAAATGAATTGCTGACGCTTACTTTGGCTGCCTTTTTACATGATGTGGGCTATACTAAACAATATAGTGGCCATGAGTTGGCCAGTGTCAAAATTGCTTATGAATTTTTACTGAGAAATGGCCTTAAACACGATCAGATAGAATTGGTAAACAACTGCATTCTTGCTACAAAATATCCTCAACTTCCAAACAACGATTTAGAGAAGATCATATGCGATGCTGATTTTTATCATTTTTCCCTTCCAAATTATCTTGCTTTTGCGGCCAGGTTGAAAAGAGAATGGGAAGAAAACCTTCGTTTGGTACATAGCGACATGGAATGGGATGCCATCAATATCAAAATGCTTGTAGGGCATGAATACTTTACCACCTTTGGTAAACAGATATTGCAGAAGAAAAAAAATCTGAACATAGAAAAATTGATACAGCGGTTATACTTAACTGGTTTGGAACTGCATTTTTAA
- a CDS encoding AraC-like DNA-binding protein (product_source=COG2207; cath_funfam=1.10.10.60; cog=COG2207; pfam=PF12833; smart=SM00342; superfamily=46689), which yields MQLPPQHLLQGLVKHYLIIDQKTSAQQSYRMFSDGNPGIVFHLKDPFLQWDEENLTAQLQPQSFVYGQLTHHNTIVATGNLYMIVVVLEPYALFTHFSTAAYELNDHAIPLEDFFGQEARNLQEQILSALTIDTAIGIIENFLLKRVTSLRYLTADFRMAVNLMYQHQGILSIEDLLKIVPTTERQLERKFREHIGTSPKRFADTIKFQHFLKLLQRQPHKKKIAELIYESGYYDHAHLNRNFRRMTGFTPAHYKDTTQMLAINLMPLH from the coding sequence ATGCAATTACCTCCTCAGCATTTACTTCAGGGATTGGTGAAACACTATTTAATTATAGATCAAAAAACCAGTGCACAGCAGTCTTACCGGATGTTTTCGGATGGTAATCCAGGCATAGTTTTTCATTTAAAAGATCCATTTTTGCAGTGGGATGAAGAAAATCTGACCGCACAACTTCAGCCTCAAAGTTTTGTTTATGGGCAACTCACCCATCACAATACCATAGTTGCAACTGGCAATTTATATATGATCGTTGTGGTTTTAGAACCTTATGCCTTATTTACCCATTTTAGTACCGCAGCTTATGAATTAAATGATCATGCCATACCACTTGAAGATTTTTTTGGACAGGAAGCCCGCAATTTACAAGAACAAATTCTTAGCGCTTTAACAATAGATACCGCTATTGGTATTATTGAAAATTTCTTACTAAAGCGTGTCACTTCACTAAGGTACTTAACAGCCGATTTTAGGATGGCAGTGAATCTGATGTATCAGCATCAGGGTATACTAAGTATAGAAGATTTACTCAAAATAGTTCCTACAACCGAAAGACAGTTAGAACGTAAATTCCGTGAACATATCGGCACTTCCCCTAAAAGGTTTGCAGATACCATTAAGTTTCAGCACTTCCTTAAGCTGCTTCAAAGACAGCCCCATAAAAAGAAAATAGCTGAATTGATTTACGAATCTGGTTATTATGATCATGCCCACCTAAACCGCAATTTCAGAAGAATGACCGGGTTTACACCTGCCCATTATAAAGATACTACCCAGATGCTGGCGATAAACCTCATGCCCCTTCACTAA
- a CDS encoding transcriptional regulator GlxA family with amidase domain (product_source=COG4977; cath_funfam=1.10.10.60,3.40.50.880; cog=COG4977; pfam=PF01965,PF12833; smart=SM00342; superfamily=46689,52317) — translation MKHITILVPDGPNNLSSIVGSYKILSRANAYWQECGQKSLFKIELAGISKEVDFYDGLFSVKPHRHISSITKTGLVIIPSLNHNYQQAMEGNKALIGWIAGQYKNGAEIASVCTGAYLLASTGLLDGKTCSTHWIVADNFSKMFPKVNLQTDKLITDENGIYTNGGAYSFLNLLLYLVEKYFDRQTAIFCSKVFQIEMDRHSQSEFIIFKGQKLHGDDMVKEAQLYIENHLDQKLSVEDLSTKFAVGRRNFDRRFIKATGNTPIAYLQRAKIESAKRAFETSRKTVNEVMYEVGYADVKAFREVFRKITGISPLEYIRRYNKETVM, via the coding sequence ATGAAACACATTACCATACTTGTACCCGATGGCCCCAATAACTTGAGCAGCATTGTGGGTTCGTATAAAATATTGAGCAGAGCGAACGCCTATTGGCAGGAATGTGGCCAGAAATCATTATTTAAAATTGAACTGGCGGGGATTTCTAAAGAGGTTGATTTTTATGACGGATTATTTTCGGTGAAACCGCACAGGCACATTTCATCTATCACCAAAACCGGTCTTGTAATCATCCCTTCTTTAAATCATAATTATCAACAGGCAATGGAAGGGAACAAAGCGCTAATCGGCTGGATCGCCGGGCAATATAAAAACGGCGCTGAAATAGCGAGTGTTTGCACAGGCGCTTACCTATTGGCATCAACTGGTTTGCTAGATGGCAAAACCTGTTCTACACATTGGATTGTTGCAGATAATTTTAGTAAAATGTTCCCTAAGGTAAATTTACAAACAGATAAGCTAATTACCGACGAAAATGGGATTTATACCAATGGTGGAGCATATTCTTTTTTAAACCTGCTCCTCTACCTGGTAGAAAAATACTTCGACAGGCAAACGGCCATCTTTTGTTCAAAGGTTTTCCAGATTGAAATGGACCGACATAGCCAATCGGAGTTTATTATTTTTAAGGGACAAAAACTGCATGGCGACGATATGGTAAAGGAAGCTCAATTGTATATCGAAAACCACCTGGATCAAAAACTATCTGTAGAAGATTTATCGACCAAATTTGCAGTTGGCCGGAGAAATTTTGATAGAAGATTTATTAAAGCAACAGGAAACACACCAATAGCATATTTACAACGTGCAAAAATTGAATCCGCTAAACGAGCTTTCGAAACCAGTCGAAAAACGGTTAACGAAGTGATGTATGAAGTGGGTTATGCTGACGTAAAAGCTTTTCGCGAAGTATTTCGGAAGATAACAGGAATATCTCCACTGGAATACATACGTCGCTACAATAAAGAAACCGTGATGTAA
- a CDS encoding phosphoglycerol transferase MdoB-like AlkP superfamily enzyme (product_source=COG1368; cath_funfam=3.40.720.10; cog=COG1368; pfam=PF00884; superfamily=53649; transmembrane_helix_parts=Inside_1_15,TMhelix_16_38,Outside_39_57,TMhelix_58_80,Inside_81_92,TMhelix_93_115,Outside_116_142,TMhelix_143_165,Inside_166_177,TMhelix_178_200,Outside_201_647), with the protein MGIKEKTNKLLHHRFGPVFLVTVLLCTISLITRLSLLIYSASSVDWSIFNLLKILVIGLFYDLAATSFAVIPIVIYLWLLPSKWYASKFNKILLFIYFFFVVFTLIFNAISEWFFWEEFSVRYNFIAVDYLVYTTEVIGNIRQSYPINSIMVGLVIVTALIVYLLRKSITTSTAHKTGFGKRTIIALILLCLPVLTYFGVSHRWKYHSKNQYVNELSGNGMYDFGFAFWNNQLDYNTFYKTLPIKNAESILSNLLQQDSTAKNGTFKNTSRTINNPGTEHKMNVVLISVESLSAEFLSAFGNTQHITPQLDSLAKEGLLFNNLYASGTRTVRGLEALSLCIPPTPGQSIVKRPDNKNLFTLGSIFRSKGYNSRFIYGGYGYFDNMNEFFSNNGYQVTDRSALQDSEIHYSNIWGVADEDLFTLSLRELDKDYKDKKPFFAQIMTVSNHRPYTYPEGRIDIPSHTGREGAVKYTDYAIGKFIREAKQKPWFSNTLFIIVADHCASSAGKVQLPVDKYNIPMIFYSPGHIAPGKFEKLTAQIDIGPTILGYLNFSYDSKFFGQDVFKMKDSEERAFISTYQSLGYIKNNKLVILDPNKKATTYKPDFTNGNAVAIPADQKLINEAISNYQMASYLYQNGLYGFESKDKP; encoded by the coding sequence ATGGGCATTAAAGAAAAAACAAATAAATTACTCCATCATAGATTTGGACCAGTTTTTTTAGTTACAGTATTATTATGTACCATATCGCTGATTACGAGGCTCTCTTTATTAATTTATAGTGCATCATCTGTTGATTGGTCGATATTTAACCTACTTAAAATTCTGGTTATCGGTCTGTTTTATGACCTTGCTGCTACATCTTTTGCGGTAATCCCGATTGTAATTTATCTATGGTTGCTCCCTTCTAAATGGTATGCCAGCAAATTCAACAAGATATTATTGTTCATCTATTTTTTCTTTGTTGTTTTCACGCTAATCTTCAATGCCATTTCAGAATGGTTTTTTTGGGAAGAATTTTCAGTCCGTTATAACTTTATTGCAGTCGATTATCTGGTTTATACCACGGAGGTTATTGGAAATATCCGCCAATCGTACCCAATTAATAGCATTATGGTAGGTTTGGTGATCGTTACAGCCCTAATCGTTTATCTTTTAAGAAAATCTATCACAACATCTACTGCCCATAAAACGGGTTTCGGCAAACGAACCATAATTGCATTGATTCTTTTGTGCCTGCCTGTTCTTACTTATTTTGGGGTAAGCCATAGATGGAAATACCACAGTAAAAATCAATATGTAAATGAGCTTTCGGGCAATGGCATGTACGATTTTGGATTTGCCTTTTGGAACAATCAGCTCGATTACAATACTTTTTACAAAACCCTCCCGATTAAAAATGCAGAATCTATTCTGAGCAATTTGCTTCAACAAGATTCTACTGCCAAAAACGGAACATTTAAAAATACATCCAGAACCATCAATAATCCGGGTACAGAGCATAAGATGAATGTGGTATTGATTAGCGTAGAGAGCTTAAGCGCTGAATTTTTATCCGCATTTGGCAATACACAGCACATTACCCCACAACTCGATTCGTTGGCAAAAGAAGGTTTGCTCTTTAACAATTTATACGCTTCGGGAACGCGTACGGTGCGGGGCCTGGAAGCACTTTCACTTTGCATTCCGCCTACCCCTGGGCAATCCATCGTTAAACGTCCTGATAATAAAAACCTGTTCACCTTAGGCAGTATATTTCGTTCGAAAGGCTACAACAGCAGGTTTATTTATGGCGGTTATGGGTATTTTGATAATATGAACGAGTTCTTTTCCAATAACGGTTATCAGGTAACCGATAGAAGTGCACTGCAGGACTCAGAAATCCATTATTCAAATATCTGGGGTGTTGCTGATGAAGATTTATTTACACTTTCGTTACGCGAACTTGATAAAGATTATAAAGATAAGAAACCCTTTTTCGCACAGATTATGACGGTTTCGAACCATCGTCCATATACTTACCCTGAGGGGAGAATTGATATTCCATCACACACTGGCAGAGAAGGTGCAGTTAAATACACCGATTATGCTATTGGTAAGTTTATACGTGAAGCAAAACAGAAACCCTGGTTTTCGAATACTTTATTCATTATTGTGGCTGATCATTGCGCCTCGAGTGCTGGTAAAGTACAGTTACCGGTAGATAAATATAATATTCCCATGATTTTTTATAGTCCGGGGCATATTGCACCAGGCAAATTCGAGAAACTTACCGCACAGATTGATATCGGTCCCACCATTTTGGGCTACCTCAATTTCAGTTACGACAGTAAATTCTTTGGTCAGGATGTATTTAAAATGAAAGATAGCGAAGAAAGGGCATTTATAAGCACCTACCAGAGTTTAGGTTACATTAAAAATAATAAACTGGTTATTCTTGATCCGAATAAAAAAGCAACTACTTACAAACCCGATTTTACTAACGGAAATGCTGTAGCCATACCAGCAGATCAGAAATTGATTAATGAGGCCATATCCAATTACCAGATGGCATCGTACCTCTACCAAAATGGGTTGTACGGTTTTGAGTCTAAAGATAAACCCTAA
- a CDS encoding DNA-binding response OmpR family regulator (product_source=COG0745; cath_funfam=1.10.10.10,3.40.50.2300; cog=COG0745; pfam=PF00072,PF00486; smart=SM00448; superfamily=46894,52172) — protein sequence MKILVIEDEQALLESILAYFTGEGNICEHASDFASAYEKISLYSYDCILLDLGLPGGEGLELLTKLKQLKKRDGVLIISARHSLDDKLAGLDLGADDYLVKPFHLSELKARVSAIIRRKNFDGANIIVFNEITVDVSAMKITVKGNQVTLTKKEFDLLVYFLSNRNKVVTKNAMAEHLWGDEMDLSDDFDFIYTHVKNLRKKLLEAGAADYLRSVYGIGYKFGDI from the coding sequence ATGAAAATTTTAGTCATTGAAGATGAACAGGCATTATTAGAGAGTATACTTGCTTATTTTACAGGAGAGGGTAACATTTGTGAGCATGCTTCCGATTTTGCTTCTGCTTATGAGAAAATATCGCTTTATAGTTACGATTGTATTCTATTAGATTTGGGCTTGCCTGGTGGCGAAGGACTGGAATTATTAACCAAACTTAAACAACTGAAAAAAAGAGATGGTGTACTCATTATTTCTGCGCGCCATTCTTTAGATGATAAACTTGCCGGGCTCGATCTTGGCGCCGATGATTATTTAGTTAAGCCTTTTCATTTATCGGAACTAAAAGCGCGTGTAAGCGCTATTATCCGCAGAAAGAATTTTGATGGTGCCAATATTATTGTTTTCAACGAGATCACTGTAGATGTTTCGGCAATGAAAATTACTGTTAAAGGCAATCAGGTAACACTTACCAAAAAAGAGTTCGATCTGCTGGTGTATTTTCTTTCTAACCGCAATAAAGTCGTCACCAAAAATGCAATGGCTGAGCATCTTTGGGGCGACGAAATGGACTTGTCGGATGATTTCGACTTTATTTATACCCATGTTAAAAATCTCCGTAAAAAATTGCTTGAAGCAGGAGCAGCAGATTACCTTCGTTCTGTTTATGGAATTGGCTATAAATTTGGCGATATATGA